The following are from one region of the Bradyrhizobium septentrionale genome:
- a CDS encoding alkyl/aryl-sulfatase, translated as MTQTTAAETSQQLPKAASASVIAQHEAMLKALPFADTRDFDDAARGFLGTIENAHVTSAQGRVVWSLEPYGFLSDEKAPATVDPSLWRQSRLNMHHGLFEVVPGVYQVRGLDIANMTLIEGDKGVIVVDTLTSIEGARAAMELYFQHRGKRSVGAVIFTHTHTDHWGGARGVLDDAMLAAGVPIIAPNFFMEHAVSENIIAGPAMLRRAQYQFGPFLAKGVRGQVDCGLGKTMAAGGVALLRPTDLIIATGDTRIIDGVEFEFQMAPNSEAPAEMHFFIPRYQLLNLAENCTHNFHNLLPFRGADVRDALAWSKYLGEALQMWGGKAEAMCGQHHWPVWGRERIDSMIRQQRDLYKYAHDQTIRLMNHGLNAAEIAETIRLPSSLEGAWHGRGYYGHIRHNVKAIYQKYLGWYDANPVNLDPLPPVEAGKKYVEYMGGADAILKRAAADFAKGEFRFVAQAVSHLVFAEPDNQAARALLADTFEQLGYAAESSTWRNAYLFGAQELRQGMPKTPPRSPMPRETLAALRTEQLWDVLGIRLNGPKAEGKRIVLNWSFTDTGETFVLNLENSALTYVKGAQAADAHASFTLARSVLDEVIAKLTTFPDAVGAGKIKVAGDPSRLDELMALMDEFPRMFEIVEPKRTVVV; from the coding sequence ATGACCCAGACAACCGCAGCTGAAACGTCGCAGCAACTGCCGAAAGCGGCCTCCGCGTCGGTCATCGCGCAGCACGAGGCGATGCTGAAGGCGCTGCCATTCGCCGACACCAGGGATTTCGACGATGCCGCGCGCGGCTTCCTCGGCACCATCGAGAACGCGCACGTCACCTCGGCCCAGGGCCGGGTGGTCTGGAGCCTCGAGCCTTACGGCTTCCTCTCCGACGAGAAAGCGCCTGCGACCGTCGATCCGAGCCTGTGGCGGCAGTCGCGGCTCAACATGCATCACGGCCTGTTCGAGGTGGTACCCGGCGTCTACCAGGTGCGCGGGCTCGACATCGCCAACATGACGCTGATCGAAGGCGACAAGGGCGTCATCGTGGTCGATACGCTGACCTCGATCGAGGGCGCACGCGCCGCCATGGAACTGTACTTCCAGCATCGCGGCAAGCGGTCGGTCGGCGCCGTGATCTTCACCCACACCCACACCGACCATTGGGGCGGCGCGCGCGGCGTGCTCGACGACGCCATGCTGGCGGCGGGCGTGCCGATTATCGCGCCGAACTTCTTCATGGAGCACGCGGTCTCCGAAAACATCATCGCGGGTCCGGCAATGCTGCGCCGCGCGCAGTACCAGTTCGGGCCGTTCCTCGCCAAGGGCGTCCGCGGCCAGGTCGATTGCGGCCTCGGCAAGACCATGGCGGCGGGCGGCGTGGCGTTGCTGCGCCCAACCGATCTGATCATCGCGACCGGCGATACGCGCATCATCGACGGCGTCGAATTCGAATTCCAGATGGCGCCGAACAGCGAGGCGCCGGCGGAGATGCATTTCTTCATTCCGCGCTACCAGCTCCTGAACCTCGCCGAGAACTGCACGCACAATTTCCACAATCTGTTGCCGTTCCGCGGCGCCGACGTGCGCGATGCCCTGGCCTGGTCGAAATATCTCGGCGAGGCGCTGCAGATGTGGGGCGGCAAGGCGGAGGCGATGTGCGGCCAGCATCATTGGCCGGTGTGGGGGCGGGAGCGGATCGACAGCATGATCCGCCAGCAGCGCGATCTCTACAAATACGCGCACGACCAGACCATCCGGCTGATGAATCACGGGCTCAACGCGGCCGAGATTGCCGAGACGATCCGGCTGCCCTCGAGCCTCGAAGGCGCCTGGCACGGCCGCGGCTATTACGGCCACATCAGGCACAATGTGAAGGCGATCTATCAAAAATATCTCGGCTGGTACGACGCCAATCCGGTCAATCTCGATCCCTTGCCACCGGTCGAGGCCGGCAAGAAGTATGTCGAGTATATGGGCGGCGCCGACGCAATCCTGAAACGGGCCGCGGCCGATTTCGCCAAGGGTGAATTCCGCTTCGTGGCGCAGGCCGTCAGCCATCTCGTGTTCGCCGAACCGGATAATCAGGCGGCCCGCGCATTGCTGGCCGACACGTTCGAGCAGCTCGGCTACGCCGCGGAGAGCTCGACCTGGCGCAACGCCTATCTGTTCGGCGCCCAGGAGCTGCGGCAGGGCATGCCGAAGACCCCGCCGCGCTCGCCGATGCCGCGCGAGACGCTGGCTGCGCTGCGCACCGAGCAGCTCTGGGACGTGCTCGGCATCCGTCTCAACGGTCCCAAGGCCGAAGGTAAGCGCATCGTGCTGAACTGGAGCTTCACCGACACCGGCGAGACGTTTGTGCTCAATCTCGAGAATTCGGCGCTGACCTACGTCAAAGGCGCGCAGGCCGCCGATGCGCACGCGAGCTTCACGCTGGCGCGCAGCGTGCTGGACGAGGTGATTGCCAAGCTGACCACGTTCCCCGACGCGGTCGGCGCCGGCAAGATCAAGGTGGCGGGCGATCCGTCGCGGCTCGATGAGTTGATGGCGCTGATGGACGAATTCCCGCGGATGTTCGAGATAGTCGAGCCGAAGCGGACGGTGGTGGTGTGA
- a CDS encoding flavin-containing monooxygenase yields MTMTEQARDAKPSAIDKERLRLKYQEERNKRLRPDGNDQYLQIKGQLAHYLDDPYTPVAERAPKTDHVTFAFIGGGFAGLATAARLTEAGIKDVRIVEKGGDFGGTWYWNRYPGAQCDTASMVYMPLLEETGHMPSEKYAHAPEILAHCQRIGRQFNLYDNALFHTEVTSLDWDSAQSRWVIRTTRGDAFTAQYVGIGTGPLHVPKLPGIPGIERFKGHSFHTSRWDYDYTGGDPKGAPMTKLADKRVGIIGTGATSVQCIPHLARACKELYVFQRTPSSVDVRGNGPIDPDWFADIATPGWQQRWLENFTANQAGGSAEEDLVQDGWTDLSKRIRAKVMLLPREQRTLENMRATFEDSDFEKMEEIRNRVDTIVRDSETAKNLKAWYGQLCKRPCFHDAYLQAFNTPGTHLVDTEGKGVEEITENGIVVAGKEYALDCIIYASGFEVGTEYRRRAGFDLTGRDGIKLSEHWAEGMRTKHGIHVHGFPNVFFVQPTQGANLISNVPHNLTEAARTIALMVGHASDNGFTEIEVSKEAEDRWVELLLTSVGRMIGGPDCTPGYYNNEGREPGPAAKLNVGHPSGALAYFKYIDGWRNSGQFEGVQFR; encoded by the coding sequence ATGACGATGACCGAGCAAGCCCGCGACGCAAAGCCCTCCGCGATCGACAAGGAGCGGTTGCGCCTGAAATATCAGGAGGAGCGCAACAAGCGGCTGCGTCCTGACGGCAATGACCAGTACCTCCAGATCAAGGGCCAGCTCGCGCATTATCTCGACGATCCCTACACGCCGGTCGCAGAACGCGCGCCGAAGACCGACCACGTCACCTTCGCCTTCATCGGCGGCGGTTTTGCCGGGCTCGCCACCGCGGCGCGGCTGACCGAAGCCGGCATCAAGGATGTCCGCATTGTCGAGAAGGGCGGCGATTTCGGCGGCACCTGGTACTGGAACCGCTATCCCGGCGCGCAGTGCGACACGGCGTCCATGGTCTACATGCCGCTGCTCGAAGAGACCGGCCACATGCCGTCGGAGAAATACGCGCACGCGCCTGAAATCCTGGCGCATTGCCAGCGCATCGGCCGGCAGTTCAATCTCTACGACAATGCGCTGTTTCACACCGAGGTGACGAGCCTCGATTGGGATTCGGCGCAATCGCGCTGGGTCATCCGCACCACCAGAGGCGATGCCTTCACCGCGCAATATGTCGGCATCGGCACCGGCCCGCTGCATGTGCCGAAGCTGCCCGGCATTCCCGGCATCGAGCGCTTCAAGGGCCACTCGTTCCACACCAGCCGCTGGGATTACGATTACACCGGCGGCGATCCCAAGGGCGCACCGATGACGAAGCTCGCCGACAAGCGCGTCGGCATCATCGGCACCGGCGCAACGTCGGTGCAGTGCATTCCGCACCTCGCGCGCGCCTGCAAGGAGCTCTACGTGTTCCAACGCACGCCGTCGTCGGTCGACGTGCGCGGCAACGGCCCGATCGATCCCGACTGGTTTGCCGATATCGCGACGCCGGGCTGGCAACAGCGCTGGCTGGAGAATTTCACCGCCAACCAGGCTGGCGGATCGGCCGAGGAAGATCTGGTGCAGGACGGCTGGACCGACCTGTCGAAGCGGATCCGCGCCAAGGTCATGCTGCTGCCGCGCGAGCAGCGGACCCTGGAAAACATGCGGGCCACCTTCGAGGATTCCGACTTCGAGAAGATGGAGGAAATCCGCAACCGGGTCGACACCATCGTCCGCGATTCGGAGACGGCCAAGAACCTCAAGGCCTGGTACGGCCAGCTCTGCAAGCGGCCATGTTTCCACGATGCCTATCTGCAGGCCTTCAACACGCCAGGCACGCATCTGGTCGATACCGAGGGCAAGGGCGTCGAGGAGATCACCGAGAACGGGATCGTCGTCGCGGGCAAGGAATATGCGCTCGATTGCATCATCTACGCGTCGGGATTCGAGGTCGGGACCGAATATCGCAGGCGCGCGGGCTTCGATCTGACCGGCCGCGACGGCATCAAGCTGTCGGAGCATTGGGCCGAGGGCATGCGTACCAAGCACGGTATCCACGTGCACGGCTTTCCGAACGTGTTCTTCGTGCAGCCGACGCAGGGCGCCAATCTGATTTCCAACGTGCCGCACAATCTGACCGAAGCGGCGCGCACCATCGCCTTGATGGTCGGCCATGCCAGTGATAACGGCTTCACGGAAATCGAGGTCAGCAAGGAGGCCGAGGATCGCTGGGTCGAGCTGCTGTTGACCAGCGTCGGCCGGATGATCGGCGGACCCGATTGCACGCCCGGCTACTACAACAATGAGGGCCGCGAGCCGGGTCCCGCTGCCAAGCTCAATGTCGGCCATCCCTCGGGCGCGTTGGCCTACTTCAAATATATCGACGGCTGGCGCAACAGCGGCCAGTTCGAAGGCGTGCAATTCCGCTGA
- a CDS encoding TetR/AcrR family transcriptional regulator, whose protein sequence is MPAKRRIKARKQPLQQRSRETVAVILEAAARVLEQRGLEGYNTNAVAERGGISVGSVYQYFPNKDALTLALIARFEDALLAKVRDAVTASEGKSLTASLNLIIRAQLEAHAERAGLNRILETEEDRLRPASSDSSAASELKQLVAALLARHRREIVMTVDDDAIEDLIVISRAMVDHALQKDLSQAAASRRALRAVEGYLLGPQADL, encoded by the coding sequence ATGCCGGCGAAGCGGCGCATAAAGGCCCGGAAACAGCCGCTGCAGCAGCGTTCACGGGAAACCGTGGCGGTCATTCTGGAAGCGGCGGCTCGCGTTTTGGAGCAACGCGGGCTCGAGGGTTACAACACCAATGCGGTGGCCGAGCGCGGCGGGATCAGCGTCGGCTCGGTCTACCAGTACTTTCCCAACAAGGACGCGCTGACGCTGGCTTTGATTGCCAGGTTCGAGGACGCGCTGCTGGCCAAGGTGCGGGACGCGGTCACAGCCTCCGAGGGCAAGAGCCTGACCGCGTCGCTCAACCTCATCATTCGCGCCCAGCTCGAGGCGCATGCCGAACGGGCCGGGCTCAACCGCATCCTGGAGACCGAGGAGGATCGCCTGCGTCCGGCGTCATCAGACTCCTCGGCGGCCAGCGAACTGAAGCAACTGGTCGCCGCCTTGCTCGCCCGGCACCGTCGCGAGATCGTAATGACGGTCGACGACGATGCCATCGAGGACCTGATCGTGATCAGCCGCGCCATGGTCGACCATGCGCTTCAAAAGGATCTCTCGCAGGCCGCCGCCAGCCGCCGGGCGCTGCGCGCCGTCGAGGGATATCTGCTCGGGCCGCAGGCGGACCTTTGA
- a CDS encoding ABC transporter ATP-binding protein, giving the protein MTATLEVSDLRKQFAIGRPAIDGVSFAVPAGEIVVLLGPSGCGKTTTLRCVAGLEHPTGGEISISGRVVSSPAHGILVPPRARNLGMVFQSYAVWPHMTVRQNVIYPLKHRTIGRTDANRMVEEALALVGLSDYADRPVVALSGGQMQRVALARSMVYRPQLLLLDEPLSNLDAKLRLRLRDDLRVILKQTGMTALYVTHDQAEAVVLGDRIGVMRDGKLLQMDTPDMIYNHPADLFVANFTGATNELAGTLVACNDRFGVVDFGDGRQGEVALCQTLKPDEKVRVALRPENIAIGRPDGANTFSAKVLDRRYQGTQTAYGIELFGKRLEAIELGTAARHQVGVEAQVALPRECLWAYRDNGQAPHD; this is encoded by the coding sequence ATGACGGCGACGCTCGAGGTCAGCGATCTCAGGAAGCAGTTTGCGATCGGCCGCCCGGCGATCGACGGCGTCAGTTTTGCCGTGCCGGCCGGCGAGATCGTGGTGCTGCTCGGCCCCTCCGGCTGCGGCAAGACCACGACGCTGCGCTGCGTCGCCGGGCTCGAGCATCCGACCGGTGGCGAGATCAGCATTTCCGGGCGGGTGGTGTCGTCGCCGGCGCACGGCATCCTGGTGCCGCCGCGCGCGCGCAACCTCGGCATGGTGTTCCAGTCCTATGCGGTGTGGCCGCATATGACGGTGCGGCAGAACGTGATCTATCCGCTGAAGCATCGAACGATCGGGCGCACCGATGCCAACCGCATGGTCGAGGAGGCGCTGGCGCTGGTCGGACTGTCCGACTATGCGGACAGGCCGGTGGTGGCGCTGTCGGGAGGCCAGATGCAGCGCGTCGCGCTGGCGCGCAGCATGGTGTATCGGCCGCAACTGTTGCTGCTCGACGAGCCGCTGTCGAACCTCGATGCCAAATTGCGCCTGCGGCTGCGCGACGACCTCCGCGTCATTCTCAAGCAGACCGGGATGACGGCGCTCTACGTCACCCATGATCAGGCTGAGGCGGTCGTGCTTGGCGACCGGATCGGCGTGATGCGCGACGGCAAGCTGCTGCAGATGGACACGCCCGACATGATCTACAACCACCCGGCCGATCTGTTCGTCGCCAATTTCACCGGCGCGACCAACGAACTCGCCGGCACGCTGGTCGCGTGCAATGACCGGTTTGGCGTGGTCGATTTCGGCGACGGCAGGCAAGGCGAGGTCGCCCTGTGCCAGACGCTGAAGCCCGACGAGAAGGTCCGCGTCGCGCTGCGGCCGGAGAATATCGCGATCGGCCGCCCCGATGGCGCCAACACATTCTCGGCAAAAGTGCTCGACCGTCGCTATCAGGGCACCCAGACCGCCTACGGCATCGAGCTGTTCGGCAAACGGCTGGAAGCAATCGAGCTCGGCACCGCCGCGCGCCATCAGGTCGGCGTCGAGGCACAGGTCGCGCTGCCGCGTGAATGCCTGTGGGCCTATCGCGACAACGGGCAGGCTCCCCACGATTAG
- a CDS encoding darcynin family protein, translating into MVTLQTTSSPVLPEHEDDPHTFHIFVMVKTTRHWLDLKTEQRLAFLQEEVIPLLRRRPELRVRWFEPEAFSTRATDVMICETSDLSAWAWFCDHLRETRFWDHYFDVLDIMPALEGNYLA; encoded by the coding sequence ATGGTCACACTGCAAACGACGTCGTCCCCCGTGCTTCCGGAGCACGAGGACGATCCGCATACGTTTCACATCTTTGTCATGGTCAAGACCACGCGGCACTGGCTCGATCTGAAGACCGAGCAGCGCCTCGCCTTCCTGCAGGAGGAGGTCATTCCGCTGCTCCGGCGCCGTCCCGAGCTGAGGGTGCGCTGGTTCGAGCCGGAGGCCTTCTCGACCAGGGCGACCGACGTCATGATCTGCGAAACAAGCGACCTCTCGGCCTGGGCCTGGTTCTGCGACCATTTGCGCGAGACGAGGTTTTGGGACCATTACTTCGATGTGCTCGACATCATGCCGGCGCTCGAAGGCAATTATCTCGCCTAG
- a CDS encoding MFS transporter, protein MLEKTPTTGAAAAPITDGLPWETRRWAVAAIFTALAMASLDTAIANIALPAIANDLHVSPAEAVWVVNVYQIALVATLLPLGALGEIVGHQRIYLGGLLLFTLASLGCALAWSLPSLLVARTLQGLGASGLMSVNTALVRFVYPSRMLGRGFGHNALVVATAFTLGPTIASGILALGPWPWLFAVNIPFGITALLIGMKTLPKTPRATHSFDFAGAALACACLGLFIIGIGSAAHKTAPALVIAELVGAILFGWILTRRHADHPAPMLPIDLFRRPIFALSAATAVCSFAVQGLAFVSLPFYFEDILHRSQVETGFFMTPWPLVVAFMAPIGGRLSDRYPAGILGGIGMLLLGLGMVLLATLPAEPSVANIVWRTMICGIGFGFFQTPNMKAIMSSAPSHRSGSASGIVATARLTGQTTGAALAALCFALADREGATVALALGAGFAALGSVMSFLRLAVASSQKT, encoded by the coding sequence ATGCTCGAAAAGACCCCCACCACCGGCGCGGCTGCGGCGCCGATCACCGATGGATTGCCGTGGGAAACCCGGCGCTGGGCGGTGGCGGCGATCTTCACCGCGCTGGCGATGGCCTCACTCGACACCGCGATCGCCAACATCGCGCTGCCCGCGATCGCCAACGATCTGCATGTCAGCCCCGCCGAAGCGGTATGGGTCGTCAACGTCTATCAGATCGCCCTGGTCGCGACGCTGCTGCCGCTCGGCGCGCTCGGCGAAATTGTCGGCCACCAGCGCATCTATCTCGGCGGCCTCCTGCTGTTCACATTGGCGTCGCTCGGCTGCGCGCTGGCGTGGTCGCTGCCGAGCCTCTTGGTCGCGCGCACCCTGCAGGGGCTTGGCGCCAGCGGCCTGATGAGCGTGAACACCGCGCTGGTGCGCTTCGTCTATCCAAGCCGGATGCTCGGCCGCGGCTTCGGCCACAATGCGCTCGTCGTCGCGACCGCGTTTACGTTGGGACCAACGATCGCGTCGGGAATCCTCGCGCTTGGTCCATGGCCCTGGCTGTTCGCCGTCAACATTCCCTTCGGCATCACAGCCTTGCTGATCGGCATGAAGACGCTGCCGAAGACGCCGCGCGCCACCCACAGCTTCGACTTCGCCGGCGCCGCGCTGGCCTGCGCCTGCCTCGGCCTCTTCATCATCGGCATCGGCAGCGCCGCCCACAAGACGGCGCCTGCGCTTGTCATCGCCGAGCTTGTCGGCGCGATCCTGTTCGGCTGGATCCTGACCCGGCGGCATGCCGATCATCCGGCGCCGATGCTGCCGATCGACCTGTTTCGCCGGCCGATCTTCGCGCTGTCGGCCGCAACCGCCGTCTGCTCATTCGCTGTGCAGGGCCTCGCCTTCGTCTCGCTGCCGTTCTACTTCGAGGACATACTGCACCGCTCGCAGGTCGAGACCGGCTTCTTCATGACGCCGTGGCCGCTGGTGGTCGCCTTCATGGCGCCGATCGGCGGCCGGCTGTCCGACCGCTATCCGGCCGGCATCCTCGGCGGCATCGGCATGCTACTGCTCGGGCTCGGCATGGTGCTGCTCGCGACCCTGCCGGCCGAGCCCAGCGTCGCCAACATCGTCTGGCGCACGATGATCTGCGGCATCGGCTTCGGTTTCTTCCAGACTCCCAACATGAAGGCGATCATGTCGAGCGCGCCGTCGCATCGTAGCGGCAGCGCCAGCGGCATTGTCGCGACCGCGCGGCTGACCGGGCAGACCACGGGTGCCGCACTCGCCGCGCTCTGCTTTGCGTTGGCCGACCGCGAGGGCGCCACCGTCGCGCTGGCACTGGGTGCCGGATTTGCCGCGCTCGGCAGTGTCATGAGTTTCCTGCGCCTGGCGGTCGCCTCGTCGCAAAAGACATAA
- a CDS encoding ABC transporter substrate-binding protein has translation MDRRTFTTVALAGVAAFALAPAASAQQFGSPELIAAAKAEGKLVFYTANFAEIEQQVIKAFNKRFPEIKVEMVRAPGGQLITRVKTEAAAGKLIADVVDHSDRALMQPLEDLFQDYAPPNAADYDTHALISPKLWPRATIAWSIGYNTELVKDPPKSWMDLTKPQYDKLIGQVFAQSGGTTWTRIMFERQVLGEDYWARQAATHPVLYPSGAPTADALVRGEIAIAPLLYNVVYQKKKDGAPIEIFFPPEGAPVNPYASGIPKTAAHPNAAKLFLNWCLSNEGQTFMIKELGNLTSLKEPPAFPEGFDPKVVKLWYPKFDDYVKLHTAWVAEWDKTFGYRQ, from the coding sequence ATGGATAGACGAACCTTCACCACAGTGGCTTTGGCGGGCGTCGCGGCATTCGCGCTGGCGCCGGCCGCATCGGCGCAGCAGTTCGGCTCGCCGGAATTGATCGCTGCCGCGAAGGCCGAAGGCAAGCTCGTGTTCTACACTGCCAACTTCGCCGAGATCGAGCAGCAGGTGATCAAGGCGTTCAACAAGCGCTTTCCCGAGATCAAGGTCGAGATGGTCCGCGCGCCCGGCGGCCAGCTCATCACCCGCGTGAAGACGGAGGCCGCCGCCGGCAAGCTGATCGCCGACGTGGTCGACCACTCCGACCGCGCGCTGATGCAGCCGCTGGAAGACCTGTTCCAGGATTATGCGCCGCCGAATGCGGCCGATTACGATACGCACGCGCTGATCTCGCCAAAACTCTGGCCCCGCGCCACCATCGCCTGGTCGATCGGCTACAACACTGAGCTGGTGAAGGATCCGCCGAAATCCTGGATGGATCTGACCAAGCCGCAATATGACAAGCTGATCGGGCAGGTGTTCGCGCAGTCCGGCGGCACGACGTGGACCCGGATCATGTTCGAGCGCCAGGTGCTGGGCGAGGATTACTGGGCCAGGCAGGCCGCGACCCATCCCGTGCTCTATCCCTCCGGCGCGCCGACGGCTGATGCCCTGGTGCGCGGCGAGATCGCGATCGCACCGCTGCTCTACAACGTGGTCTATCAAAAGAAGAAGGACGGCGCGCCGATCGAGATCTTCTTCCCGCCCGAGGGCGCTCCGGTCAATCCCTACGCGTCCGGCATTCCGAAAACGGCCGCCCATCCCAATGCGGCAAAGCTGTTCCTGAACTGGTGCCTGTCGAACGAAGGGCAGACCTTCATGATCAAGGAGCTCGGCAATCTCACTTCGTTGAAGGAGCCGCCGGCGTTTCCGGAGGGGTTCGATCCCAAGGTGGTCAAGCTCTGGTATCCGAAGTTCGACGACTATGTGAAGCTGCACACGGCGTGGGTCGCGGAATGGGACAAGACGTTTGGATATCGGCAATAG
- a CDS encoding ABC transporter permease produces the protein MHGQADGRSDAMRSAGEGTRRRAFTGLWVAALLAILTFLVIYPVFMLLLGALTDTNPVVDGIRLSLSHLSIANFLAVLANPNVAEALLNTLIACGGGTVIAVAIGLLFSWIVVRTNTPFKGFIAAASILPLFAPPLVAGVAWAILGSPKTGLINTMFKWMGSDLRIDLYSMWGLVFVFGIYYAPYVYMFTSSALRNMDPSLEEAAEISGASAFVTLFTVTFPLIMPAIVSGMLLSFIVMLGIYGIPAVLGAPTNLNVLTTYIFKLTNWSPPLYNTAAAVAIILMVVTGLLVYLQQKLLSGRSYTTVAGKAFRPRSLDLGPWRWLTFALGIGYLLIVVVLPSLALIVAAFRKFMFIRDAASLFDMRQYSLVHFESIFDNPLTMRSIYNAVEVGVITAVVGGALAFAIGYTIHRTRVSGRRTIDLISTVPVAIPGLVVGVAYLWAWIGVPGGLYGTIWILALAFIARFMPDTVKALSTSFLQIHRELEEAAWVCGRGMLGTIRTIVLPLARPGVLASMTLLFVLAIRELGSSLFLYTSNTMVMSVLLLDYYEGGNIGKTAAFSLVQTVLLGVLIGGANWLSRGAAQGNVARTG, from the coding sequence TTGCACGGACAGGCCGACGGGCGCAGCGATGCCATGCGAAGCGCCGGCGAGGGAACTCGGCGCCGCGCATTCACCGGCCTTTGGGTCGCAGCACTGCTGGCGATCCTCACCTTCCTGGTGATCTATCCCGTTTTCATGCTGCTGCTCGGCGCGCTCACCGACACCAATCCGGTGGTCGACGGCATCCGTCTCAGCCTGAGCCATCTGTCGATCGCCAATTTCCTCGCCGTGCTCGCCAATCCGAACGTCGCCGAAGCGCTGCTCAACACGCTGATCGCCTGCGGCGGCGGCACCGTGATCGCGGTCGCGATCGGGCTGTTGTTCTCCTGGATCGTCGTTCGCACCAATACACCCTTCAAGGGCTTCATCGCGGCGGCCAGCATTCTGCCGCTGTTCGCGCCGCCGCTGGTGGCCGGCGTGGCCTGGGCCATCCTCGGCTCGCCGAAGACCGGACTGATCAACACGATGTTCAAGTGGATGGGCTCCGACCTGCGCATCGATCTCTATTCGATGTGGGGCCTGGTGTTCGTGTTCGGCATCTACTACGCGCCCTATGTCTACATGTTCACGTCCTCGGCGCTGCGCAACATGGACCCGAGCCTGGAGGAGGCCGCGGAGATTTCCGGCGCCAGCGCGTTCGTCACCCTGTTCACGGTGACGTTCCCGCTGATCATGCCGGCGATCGTCTCGGGCATGCTGCTGTCGTTCATCGTGATGCTCGGCATCTACGGCATCCCGGCCGTGCTGGGCGCGCCGACCAATCTGAACGTGCTGACGACCTACATCTTCAAGCTCACCAATTGGTCGCCGCCGCTCTACAACACCGCGGCGGCGGTGGCGATCATCCTGATGGTGGTCACGGGCCTCCTGGTCTATCTGCAGCAGAAGCTGCTGAGCGGGCGCAGCTACACGACTGTGGCGGGCAAGGCGTTCCGGCCGCGCAGCCTCGATCTCGGGCCGTGGCGCTGGCTGACCTTCGCGCTCGGGATCGGCTACCTCCTCATCGTCGTGGTGCTGCCGTCGCTGGCGCTGATCGTCGCGGCGTTCCGCAAGTTCATGTTCATCCGCGACGCCGCGAGCCTGTTCGACATGCGGCAATACTCGCTGGTGCATTTCGAGAGCATCTTCGACAATCCGCTGACGATGCGGTCGATCTACAACGCGGTCGAGGTCGGCGTCATCACGGCGGTGGTCGGCGGCGCACTCGCCTTTGCGATCGGCTACACCATCCATCGCACCCGGGTCAGCGGGCGCCGCACCATCGACCTGATCTCGACAGTGCCGGTCGCGATCCCCGGGCTCGTGGTCGGCGTCGCCTATCTGTGGGCCTGGATCGGCGTGCCCGGCGGGCTTTACGGCACGATCTGGATTCTCGCGCTCGCCTTCATCGCGCGCTTCATGCCCGACACCGTGAAGGCGCTGTCGACCTCGTTCCTGCAGATCCATCGCGAGCTCGAGGAGGCCGCCTGGGTCTGCGGCCGGGGCATGCTCGGCACCATCAGGACGATCGTGCTGCCGCTGGCGCGGCCAGGCGTGCTGGCGTCGATGACGCTGCTGTTCGTGCTGGCGATCCGCGAGCTCGGCTCGTCGCTGTTCCTTTACACCAGCAACACCATGGTGATGTCGGTGCTGCTGCTCGACTATTACGAGGGCGGCAATATCGGCAAGACCGCGGCCTTCAGCCTGGTGCAGACGGTGCTGCTCGGCGTCCTGATCGGCGGCGCCAACTGGCTGTCGCGCGGCGCCGCGCAGGGCAATGTGGCGCGGACCGGATAA